ATACGGGCGCATGAATGCCCTCATAAGGGCACAACAAAGCTATTCTATAGAAATATTTAATTATTTAAATAAATTAAAATATAAATTTTCCGGGCATGGGTTTTGCTTAATAAGGGATTAAACAAATTTCAGAAAATTTTTATCAGGAGAAAACTTAAAGTGAAAAATATCTATATCATCGGAACAGACACACTCCGATATGGTAATTATTTGAACACCTCGCATATCGATCTGACCATGCAGACCGTTGAGGCCTGCCTGGCGGATGCCCAGTTATTCAAAGAGGCCATTGAATCGGTCCACTTCGGTAATGGTCTCTGGGGCTACAGCCATGGACAACATGGCATTCGCGGGCACCTGGCCATGAGGGGTATCGGAATCGATTCCGTTCCGGTAACCAATCACGAGGCGGCCTGTGCCACCGGCATTCTGGCCTTGCACAGTGCCTACAAAGACATCCTGACCGGACTGTTTGAATGTTCATTAGCCGTGGGAGTGGAAAAGGTCGTTTTGGAAGACCGGAAAAAATCCCTGGCCAGCTTCGGGGTCTATATCGACACGACCCATGAAAAAGAATTTTTTAAAGAATGGGACCATTGGATGGCCAATCATGTAGACCTGGAGATCCCTGAGATACCCCATAAGGAACGAAGCCCTTTTATGGATTTATACGCCTACTTTGCCAGATGGCACATGGCCCGTTACGGAACCACCCGGGAGCATTTGGCCATAGCCGCCTCCAAAAATCACTGGCACAGTACCATGAATGCCAAGGCCCAATTTCAGTTTGAATTCAGTCCGGAAAAAGTTCTGAATGATATACCGGTAGCCTGGCCCCTGACCCGGGCCATGTGTGCGCCCATTGGGGACGGTGCCTCCTCGGCCCTGGTCTGCTCGGAGGATTTTTTAGAAAGACTGCCCTATGACGTTCGGAAAAGGGCGGTAGCCATCAAGGCCAGTGTCT
The Deltaproteobacteria bacterium genome window above contains:
- a CDS encoding thiolase family protein, encoding MKNIYIIGTDTLRYGNYLNTSHIDLTMQTVEACLADAQLFKEAIESVHFGNGLWGYSHGQHGIRGHLAMRGIGIDSVPVTNHEAACATGILALHSAYKDILTGLFECSLAVGVEKVVLEDRKKSLASFGVYIDTTHEKEFFKEWDHWMANHVDLEIPEIPHKERSPFMDLYAYFARWHMARYGTTREHLAIAASKNHWHSTMNAKAQFQFEFSPEKVLNDIPVAWPLTRAMCAPIGDGASSALVCSEDFLERLPYDVRKRAVAIKASVYVSGDDDDLDSRPNTCQKAAEKAYKMAGVSPKDINLAEVHDATIVGEIMQIENMGLCPVGEGGPFTASGATRLGGKIPVNTSGGLVSRGHPVSASGLGMIHELVTQLRGEAGRRQVDKARLALCENGGGILRFKEAAIGLHILEGPGRFV